The nucleotide window ACTATCCGGATGCGGAAGAGGGCGTGCCCCGATAGCGCAACGCGACGGCGGCTCAGCCTGCGCCAAGCGTATGGAGCGGCTGGCAGCGCGGGCAGAAGAAGTTCCTGCGCTGCGTGGTGCCCAGATATTCCTTGACCACCGTTCCGTTGCAGGTCGGGCAGGTGCGCCGGGTGTGTATCAACCAGTGCTTGCGCAGCACGTACCGGCGCTTCCATTCCAGGAAGTCGAAGCTGTAGGCGCGTGCCTGGGCGATGAGCGCGGTGAGCGCACGCGGGGGCAGGGCGCCCACCTGGCTGGCCGGATGCACGCCAATGCGGAACAGGACTTCGTTCTTGATGATGTTGCCCACGCCGGCGAACACGTCCTGGTCCAACAGGGCGTCGCATGCAAGCCGCTCCGGCCGCGCCTTCAGCTTGCTGCGCGCCAGTGCGGGATCCCAGGCGGGGTTCATCACGTCCACGCGCCAGTCGTAGACCTCGTCCAGGGGCGTTTCGATGAACCTGATCGAGGAGGCGTAGAACACCAGAGAGCCGTTGTCGAACGTCAGCGCCAGTCGCGGTGGTGCCTGCTTGCGGCTGTCGATGCAGTACGAACCGAACATCAGCATGTGCACGCGCAGACTGAAACCGCGGAACTCCAGCAGGAAGTGCTTGCCCCAGCTACGCACCGACACGACCCGCCGGCCCACCATCCGGGCGATGTCCATGCGGCTGTTCCCCGCGACCTCACGCACGGTCTGTCCGCTGAACTTGGCGGCGGCCTCCTTCAGGATGACGATGGAAGGGCCTTCAGGCACGCCGCGTGTCCGCACGCGCCTGCGGTGCCGGCCGGTCTGCGCATCCGGCGGCAATGCCCGTGTTCTTCATCGTTCGCCCTGCGCCCATAGGCCGCAGAGAAGACCCCACCCGGGGTGAACACGCCGTGGAGTCGGCGGTGCCGCTGCCGACACAGGCTGCCCCACGGAAGGAAGCGCCACTGGCCAGCAGGTGAACGGAGGCCGCAGAATTGATCCGGATCAACGCGCGCCGGCGCGGCTGGCGCTGACAATCGATCCGGCTTTTCGATTGGACGGAGCTGTCATGCGCCTGGGTTCGCGTTCCCTGGTGATTCCCGTGGTGCTGGTCAGCTTCGCGCTGACGGCCTGGGCGGTTCCCGGCAGCACCTGGCCGACCACGGGCATGCTCAGCCTGGGCTCGGGTGTCGCCGCCGTGTCGCTGATGGCCCTTGCGGCCGTCCTGGGCGCACGCTGGAAGGTGGTCGAGTCGCTGTTCGGTGGTCTGGACCGCGTCTACGAGACGCACAAGTGGCTGGGCGTGTGGGCGCTGGTGTTCGCCTCGATCCATCTGGTCTTCAAGGCGGGCGCGCCCGGGTGGGAGACAGCCGCCATCCTGCCGCTGCCACCCCCGGTGACGCGGCTCGTCCGGCAGCTCAGCTTCGTGTCGCTGATGCTCATCGTGCTGTTGGCGCTGAACCGCAAGATCCCGTACCGGAGCTGGCGGTGGTGGCACAAGCTGTCCGGTCCCCTGTTCCTGATCGTCATCGCGCATTGGGCCAGCTTCAAGTCGCCCATCGTGCTGGCCAGCCCGGCGGGCGCCTGGCTGGCCGTGTTGTCGTCGCTGGGGGTGGTGGGGGCGGCCTACAAGCTGCTGCTGTATCCCCTGTTCTCGCGGCATGCGCGGTACCGCCTGCGCTCGGTGTCGGCCAACGGCAGCGCCGTCCATCTGCAGCTTGTGCCGGAGGGCCGGCGCATTCCTTTCCTTCCGGGGCAGTTCGCGTTCGTGTCCTTCGAGCAGGAAGGCCTGCGCGAGCCGCATCCTTTCACCATTGCCAGCGCGGAGGACGCCGAGGGAGGCATCGCCTTCATGGTGCGTTCGCTGGGCGATTACACGGAGCGGCTGGTGAGGGACGCCAGGCCCGGGATGGTGGCGCAGGTCTACGCGCCGTTCGGCCGGTTCGAGCGCAGGCCGAGCGGGCGGCAGGAAATATGGATCGCCGGCGGCGTGGGGGTGACGCCGTTCATCGCATGGCTACGCGATGCCGACGCGACCGGGCTGGACGGCGTGACCTTCTTCCACTTCTTCACGCCGGGCCGCGAGCTTCCCGAGGCCGTGGACCTGGCGGCGATGGCGCGTGCGCGGGGCGTGGAACTGGTCGACGTCGCCACGGGACCGGCCTCCATGGCGTTTCGCCGGCGGTTCGCGCAAGTGGTCGAGCAGGCGGGCGCGGCGGAGGTGCAGATCAGCTTCTGCGGCCCCCAGGGCCTGCTGCAGCAGGTGCGTCAGCTGATGCGGGAAACCGGCGTGGCGGAAGACCGGTTGCGGCACGAGCTGTTCGAGTTCCGCTGAGGCGGGGGCGATTCATGCACCGGGCAGGGAACTAGGGCCGGTCCGCATCGCTTCAGCGCTACGGATCCGTGGCGCCTTCGGTGATGAACGCCTTGATGGCCTGTGCATAGACCGTCGGCCGTTCCCACCACAGGATGTGTCCGGCACCGGCCACGAACCGGTACCGCGCGTCGGGGAACAGGTCCACATACTCGTAGGCTTCGGCATAGGGCACGAAATCGCACTGCCCCTGGAGCACCAGCACCTTGCCGGGGAAGCGGCGCATGTCGGGGCGGGGATCGGCGACATTCCCGAACCAGTTCGCGCCGGTACGCACGTACAGACCCGCGCCTCCTTCTTCAGGCTGCACCTTGCGCGGATCGCAGACCATGTTGCGGGTGAAGCGTGCCGCCAGCGTGTTCAACGCGGCATCCGCTTCGGCATCCGATACGGTCTTGACGTCGAGCGCCATGGCGATGGCCTGGGCCAGGATCACCTTGGGTGGCATCGCCGACAAGGCCGTATCGGCCCGGTACTGCGCCGCATCCGGCGGACGGAAATCCATTGCCGCGGGGATGGGAAACCTCGACGCCGGCACGGAGCGTCCCTGCTCGTCGTATTGCGCGGGCTCCAGGTTGCCGGGTGAACTCAACACCAGGTGCGTGACCGTGTCCGGATGCCGGGCGGCGTAGTACGCCGCGACCCGGGCGCCGTGCGAATGTCCGATCAGTGCCACGCGCGACGCGCCGAGATGATGGACGATGATGTCGTGCAGGTCGCCGATCTGGTCATTGAACCCGCTGTCCTTGGGGCGGACGAGACGGTCAGAAAGACCGGAGCCGTGCTGGTCGTAGAGGTAGACCGCATGCCCGGCTTCGGCCAACGGCCGCAGTGCCTCGATGACCGACGAATGCACGTAACCGCCCGGTCCGCCATGCAGGAACACCACCGGCATGGTGCGGGCGGCACCCGCCGGCGGCGCCAGTTTCGTATAGGCGATGCGGTAGCCGCCCGGCATGCGCCAGTACTGCGTATCCGCACGCGGTCGAAGGGGCTGCACGGTCGGATGCACCGGCACCAGGTACACCGCCAGCAACGCCAGACACAGCAGCGCCAGGCACGCCGCGCCCGCGCGGACCAGCCGCCTCATCCAGCGCTTCATGCCTCAGTCTCCGTCGTGTCCACGTGCTGATCCGGCGATGGGGGAGGGCGTGGTGCGACGTCCGAGGCGCCCGGGGCCGGGCACGTTCCCGTCGAGCAGCCTGCCGAGCACCGTATGCCGCACCAGGACCTGATAGCTGGCGAACGAAACCGCAAGCGTGGACGCGGTGGCGAGTGCGAACTTCGCGATCCAGTGCAGCGGCACGTCCAGTAGCCGGTACTGGATGGCGAACAGGACCGGCAGGTGCACCAGGTAGACCCAGTACGAGGCATCGGCGAGCCAGCGCATGGTCGCGCTTCGCCCGCCCAGCCATCGCCTTGCGGCAAGCAGGCACCAAAGCGTCATCCAGCACCCCGCATACGCTTCCAGCAGCGCGTGCCGCAGAAGCGATGGCCGGGCAGTGGCGGTAAAGCCGCCGCTGGACCCGAACAGCGTCGCATACGCCAGCACCGCGCCACCCAGCAGCCAGGGCGACCACGGGCGCAGGCGATCAAGCAGGTCGGTGCTCTGGAACATGCGGTAGCCCAGCGCGAAATACACCCCGAAGAACACCAGCGCCCACAACGAAGGGAGCAGGCCGTCCGGCGCAGGCCAGGGGGTGCCGGCCCAGGCCAGTGGCAGCACCAGCGACAACGGCAGTACAGCCGGCAGCGCGACCGCAGGCAGCGCCGCGATCCTGTCGCCGACGCGCCGCAGTTCAAGCGCGGACGCCACCCAGACCAGCACCGTGAACAGCATCAGGTAGAACAGGAACCACAGGTGCGCCCAGCCAGGCGCGAACGGCATCGTGCCGTGCTGATCGATATGGGCGCGCAGCCAGGCCAGTACCGGCGATGGATGCAGTACCGTGGCGGCGGCGCGCCTGGTCAGCCAGTACATGCTGGCCGTGACCAGGGGCAGGAACAGCAGCAACGGCAGCAGCACGCGCGCACAGCGATTGCGGAACAGGCCGCCCAGGCCGCGGCGCGCCACCAGCAAGGCCGCGAAGAAACCCGCGACCACGAAGAACAACGGCATGCGGAACAGGTGCATGAACCACGCCGCCGCATCGACGATCGGCGACCCGCCCGCATCCGCGGCGGGCCAGATCGGCCGCATCACCGGGCTGTACGCGAGCGCCGCGTGGAAGACCACACCGGCCAGCATGGCCACGGCGCGGAGGTTGTCCAGATAGTGGACGCGATCACCGCCTTCCACGTCGTCGCCCGCCCTAGAGGAAGGAGCGCTTGCGCGCGTGCACCCAGCCGGCCGCAAGGATGGCGATCACGATCACGGCGAGTTCGCCCCCGATCAGGGCCAGTGCCTGCGGACTCCAGATGATGGCGTCGCCCTGCAGGTGTTCGCGGATGCCGTGCATGGTGCTGACCCAGAAGAGGAAAGGTCCGATCAGCGTCATCAGTGCCAGCATCGCGAACACGTTCCAGCCTTCGGAATCCACCGCGATCACCACGCACAGCGACACGCAGAAGTTGGCCAGCATGAACAATCCGACCACCACCAGCCACGGCACCGTGCCGTCGGCGCGCGGCGTGCCCAGCACCAACGCAAGCAGGCCGCCGCAGACCAACAGGAACGGCACCAGGAAGATCGTCAGGTTGGCCAGCAATTTGCCCCAGAACACGTCCATCGGCGTGACCGGCAGGCTCATGACGAAGGGCTGCGTCTGCTCCTTGCGCTCGGCCATCACCGAAGACTGAATGGCATAAGAACCGACCACCAGCAGCAGCACCAGCAGCAGCAAGGCACCGGCCGACGCTAGCAGCGGCGTGCCCATGCCCACCAGGCCCAGCGCCAGCAGCATGCCGCCCAGGAAGCCGGCGAGTTGCTTCTGGTAGACCTGCCAGTCCTTGAGGATCAGCTTGCGGACCATCGCGCCATCGGATGCGAGCCAGTTCATGCGTTGTTCCCTCCGCGGACGGTGGTGACGAAGATGTCTTCCAGCGGCATCGGTTCGACCGACTGCACCGCAAGACCCAGCGCCTGGAGCGCGGGCAGGGTGGCGCCGTCGAATGCGCGGGTCTTCAGCTCGATCAGCGGCGCGCTGTTGCGCGCGGAGACCATGCCCGGCAGGTGCCGCAGGCCTTCGGTCCACTCGCCCTGGCACAGGATCCGCCGCCAGCTGTCCAGGAACGACTCCTTGTCGCGCGAGGCGACGATGCCGCCATCGTGGATGAAGGTGATGGTATCGGCGATCTGTTCGATGTCGGCGGTGTTGTGCGAGGAGAACAGCACCGAACGTCGCTCGTCGCGCAGCACGTCGGCCAGGGCCTCCAGTACCTCGCCGCGCGCGACCGGATCCAGCCCCGTGGTCGGTTCGTCCAGCAGCAACAGGCGCGGATGACGGGCGAAGACCAGCAGCAGCAGCGCTTTCACGCGCTGTCCGTGGGAGAACCCGCCCAGCTTCTGCTGCGGCCGCAGCTCGAAGCGCGCGAGCAGGTCCTGTGCATAGGCTTCATCCCAGCCGGGATAGATGCCGCGGATGAAATCCATGTGCCAGCGCAGCGTCTGGCCGGGGTACAGGCGCATGTCGTCCGACGCATAGCCGATGTCCCGTTTCACCGCGACCTGTGCCTGCGGCAGCCGCTGCCCGAGCACCTCGACCTCGCCACCGTCGGCGCGGATGAGCCCCATCAGCAGGCGCAGCAGGGTGGACTTGCCCGCGCCGTTCACGCCGACCAGGCCCATGACCTGGCCGGCCGGCAGTTCCAGTTGGATGTCGCGCAGGGCGAACCCGTCGTACTGCTTGTGCACGCCTTTCAAGGCGAGGGCGGAACTCATTTCGGCTTCCTTTCAGGGGTGACGGTGGGCGGTTGCGCGGTGTGCGGCGGGTCGGACAGTGCCTGTTCGACCCGATCCAGGATTTCGCGAGGGCTGAGTGCCAGCTTCCTGGCCGCATCCAGCAGCCCCTTCAGCTGCAGCCGGAACTCTTCGGTGGCCAGCGCGTGGGTGGCGTCCAGCGTGTCGGCCACGAAAGAACCCTTGCCCTGCCGCGTCACGATCACGCCCGCGCGTTCCAGTTCCAGGTAGGCGCGCTTGACCGTGATCACGCTGACCTGGCTGTTGCCGGCGAGTTCGCGGATGGAGGGCAGGGCATCGCCGGCCTTCCACTCCCCTGTCATCACCTTGGCGACGACCTGCTCCACGATCTGGGCATACATGGGCGTGGCCGAGTGCGGGGAAAGCAGGAGTTCGGCGGGCATGCGGTCCTTGGAATTTGGTGTGCATAGTTAATATACACAGCTATTCACGGGCGTCAAGCTGGGGTGCGTCCGAGTGCGGTCCGGGGAGGAACGGTCCGCGGCCTCATTCGGCTGCTTGGCGCGAAAATGGAGCAAGGAGCCGTGCTGCGGCTGCGGTCGATGCCGGGCAGGTCGTCCACATTGGAGCCTGGCGCGTGCGGAGAGGCGCCCAGAGGGCCGGTCCGGATAGGGGATTCTGCACCGTAGAGCGGAGCTTGCTTCGCTGCTTTTCCCGCGTATGCCGCCGTGGCTGCAAGCCGGGGCGTGCCGTGGGTGGCGGATTCATCGTGTTCGAACCATGCTGGCCTCCCGCACAAGCATCTGATCCATTACCGAGCCGGACGAGTCATTAGGGATCGTTATCGAGGGTAGGGCGACTTGTGTGAGCGTGGCGAGCCTGAAGGAGCAGACCGGTTTCCCGGAATCTCATACACCCTGAGATGTTGCGAACTTGCGATTTTGTGCGCTTGATTGCGGTTCGGTCCGCTCAAGAATTGTAGCGGAGAGGCCCAGGAAGCATCGTTTTCAGTAGAAGTGGATACGGCCGTGGAAGAGCTGAAGACTTTCGCTCCAAGAGCGATCCCCATGGTCCCAAGTCCTTTTTTAGCTGAGTCGGACAAGCCCGATGTAATGTTCTGAAAGGCACATCAATCGAAATCGGGAGCGTCATCTTGACCATGTCATCCATACCGACCTCACGAGAGCAGCTGTGGGCCCTGCTGGCTGAGGCTGCAGAGATCGAGCACCACCTGATGTGCTGCTATCTGTACGCAGCCTTCAGCCTCAAGCGGGGGGCCGACGATGGACTGGCCAGCGACGATCTTCCCATCGTCCTGCGCTGGCGCCAAGAGATTCTCGGTGTGGCCATTGAAGAGATGGGGCACTTGGCCATGGTGTGCAACATCCTCTCGGCTATAGGTGCTCCAGCACACCTTGCTCACCAGAACTTCCCCATTGCGCCTGGCTACCATCCTGCCGGTGTGGTAGTGAAGCTGACACCCTTCAATCCCAGTACGCTGCAGCACTTCATCTTCCTTGAAAGGCCTGAAGACCATGAGGTCGCGGACGGCCCGGGCTTCGAGCCTGCACAGACCTACCGCCGCTTGACCAACATGAATCGGCTAATGACAGTGGGCACCGACTACGTAACGGTAGGTCAGCTGTACGCCATCATCACCCTAGGAATGACATCCCTGACCGAAAAGCTAGGGGAGAAGGCGCTCTTCTCAGGCAATCCCGAGCATCAGCTTGATGAGGCGACTGGTCGCTTGCCCGGCTTTAGGGTCGTCAGGTGCTTGACCACGGCTCAGCAGGCCGTCGATGCAATCGTGCGCCAAGGTGAGGGCGCTGCGGCGTCGGAGGAGCGGTCTCACTATCAGCGCTTCATCGCAATTCAACAGGAGTATGAAAGCCTACTAGCGACCCGCGATGACTTTCGGCCAGCTTACGCGGCAGCTGAGAATCCAGTGATGCGTATCCCACCCACGCCCGAGGGCAAGATTTGGGTGAACTGCGAGCCTGCATCCAGCTTGATTGACTTGGGGAACGCCCTGTACAACCACTGCCTGAGGTGCCTGTCCTTGGCATATAGCGGCGTTGGCCGATCTACCCAGGCGATGCTTGTCCGAACCAGCATTGATCTGATGAAGTTCCTGTCGCCCGTCGCCTCACGCCTCGCGCAGCTGCCCGCTAACCTGGAGTGCCCAGGGATCACGGCAGGTGTCAGCTTTGCCACAATTCGATCCTCAGCTGCGCTGCTTGGAGACGTAACGAGCGTTGGAATCCTTGCAGAACGGCTAGATGAAATCGCGGGACGCTGCGATAGACTCGGACAGAACGCCGCAGGCCAAGACGATGTACTTGCTGCTACGCGAGATGGCGTAGCTCACTTGGCGACGAGGCTCAAAGCACACATACTCAGCATTTCCGAGCATGGCGCCATTGCTGAGGGCATTCAGCGAGTAGTGCCTCCGCTAGCTGCAGAGGCGCGCTCTGACTCTGCGCCCGCCTCCGAGGTGAGTCATCATTCGTCTGTGGCGCCTACTTCTGGTGGTCCACCTCAGCCCATTCCAATGTCCGACGGCTACGAACGGATACCGGGGCCTGAAATCGATCTCATATACTCCGGAGAACGATGTATCCATGCGAGATTTTGCGTAACGGGTTTGCCAAGCGTGTTTATGGCCAACGTGGTAGGTCCTTGGATCAATCCCTCCGCGGCCAGTACGGAAGAACTCGTGACCGTGGCCCACATGTGTCCTTCGGGCGCGATTCGATACCAGCGTCATGATGGAGGGCAGAACGAGCAGGCGCCTCCGGTGAACATTCTTCGCGTGAACGAGAACGGGCCCTTGGCGCTCCGGGCCGAAACTTGGATAGACCAAGTGCCGGTAGGGATGCGGCTAACCCTATGCAGATGTGGTGCCTCTGCCAACAAGCCCTTCTGTGACGGGAGTCACAACACCATCAACTTCCGGGCTAGCGGAGAACCCGATTCGAGAACCTCGGATCCGCTCGCGGTTCGGGGTGGCCGCTTGTTCATCGAGCCCGAGCTCAACGGCCCCCTGCACGTTACAGGGAATCTCGAGGTCTGCACGGGCACCGGCAGAACCGTGGATCGGGTTCGGACTGCCCGGCTTTGTCGGTGTGGAGGCTCTGCAAACAAGCCGTTCTGCGACAACAGCCATCGCACCAACGGATTCCGTAGTTAGGACCTTGTCACCGGGCATGTTGCTTTGGCTGCTGCGTCGCGGCCCAGACCAACCCAAATGTCGCGATGGCCAGCCCTATCCATTGCCACATAGTGGGCCACTCCCCGAGCAGAGGAATCCCCATGAGCATGGCTAACGCGGGTGCCAAGGCGGGGAAGAGCGCGGCGCGTGCAGCCCCAAGCAGCTCGATGGCACGGGAGAAGGCGTACAGCGACACGACACCTGACAAGACGCCCTGAACCAGCGCCTGGATCACTAGGTCGCTTATGTCCGCGGAAGCCCGTCTATGAAGGCCGCCGCCGGCGATATAGATGGGGGCATATACCGTCGCAGAGATCATCACCATGGCGATGGTCGCTGAGAAGGCGTTCAACTTCCAATGCCTCACCAGCGCGGCGTACACCGCAAACATTAGGCCCGCCAGAGCAAAGAGGGCATCTCCCCGCCACGTTCCAGAGCCCGCCACCAAGAGACTCGGGCCGGCCACAGCGACAAGTCCCACCAGCAGGGTAAGCAGGCCAGAAACTCTTCTTGCCGTTAGCCTGTCAGCGAACCAGAACGCGGCGATTAGCGTGCCCGCCATGGTAATCACGCCGAGTTGAATCACGGCGCCGTGAGCCAGTGGGGCGTACAGGTAACGTTGTCCGGTGGCGAGTACGTACAGCGGGCCGGCAAACACCGCGAGTATGGCCGCACGAGGCCAACCGACCCCTGCAAGTGTTGCTGGCTGCCGGGTGAGCAGGAAGGGAAGCAGGACCAGTGCCGCTGCCGAGAACCTGAGGAAGGTCATGTCCGCCGGTAGCAGGCCGGTCTCAATGCCCAGGTTCGAGACGGCAATAAATGCGCCCCAGATGGCAGCCGCTATCAGTCCGAACATAACGCCTAGTCGCACGGGCGTCAGGGTGTCCTTCCAGGCCAGGGCGGCGGGTTGATATTGGTGTGAGTCCCAGTTCATCGCAAAGACCACTTTTTGGTGCGATGAAATGATGGAGCTCGTGAGGCGTGGCGATAAGACATCTCAGCCTACAAGGACTTTGGTTGATCCCAACCTCATGCCGAAGGGAAGAAGCGGTGTTTGGTAATGCGGATTACTCGGTCGAGAGTTTCGGCTGGTTGCGGTGCCTGTCGTGATCTTGCGAAGAGGTCGCCCTAGCGCCATTGGCGACATTGACTGCCTTTCGGGAGGGGTCTAACTAGGGAGGAACGGCGCAGCCAAGATTAGGCCTTCCCGGGCTCACCTACTGACGTCGCTACCCATCGATTCAATCGAGAGGCCGCACATGAGTCAGATCCCCCCGATGGTTCCTGGCAGTCCTCAAGACGACCCGCTCCAGGGTACTCCCGACGACGAGTCCCGCCGGGACTTCCTGATTGCGGGAAGCACCGTGGCGGGTGCAACGCTAATCCCGTTGCCGTCCCTCGCGGCCGCACCAGCAAAAAGTGATCCGCGCAGTAGCGTCCGGCTTACACCACTGACGCTCACCGTGAACGGTGAGCGCCACGCCATGCAGGTGGACAACCGCCAGTCCCTCCTGGACTTGCTACGGGAGTCCCTGCAGCTCACCGGCACCAAGAAGGGGTGCAATCAGGGGGCTTGTGGTGCGTGCACCGTGTTGGTGAATGGCCGACGGATTGTCTCGTGCCTCGCTCCTGCCGTTCTCTATGACGGGGCAGAGGTGACCACGATTGAAGGGCTTGCTGTCGGAGACCAACTCCACCCGCTGCAGCAGGCCTTTATCGATCATGAGGGCTTCCAGTGCGGGTATTGCACCGCAGGTCAGATTATGTCCGGTGTGGCGTGCATCAAGGAGGGACACGCGAACTCCGATTACGAGGCGAAGTACTGGATGAGCGGTAACATCTGTCGATGCGGTGCCTACTCGGGCATCAGCGCGGCGGTGGTAGAGGTCGCTCGGAGGGGGCAATCATGATTCAGTTCACCCTGTCACGAGCGAAGAGCGTAGATGAAGCGATCAAGCTAGCGGGCGAGGGCGGCCGCTACATTGCCGGCGGCACGACCCTGTTCGACCTTATGCGCGAGGAGGTCGAGACGCCACGTGCGCTCGTCGACATAAACTCGCTTCCTCTCGACTACGTTCGCAAAGAAAAGGAAGAACTGGTCATCGGCGGGCTTGTCCGGATGTCTGACATGGCCGCGAGCCCGGAGGTCAGACGGCACCAGCCCCTACTGTCGGAGTCCCTGACTGAGGGCGCCTCTCCTCAACTGAGAAACATGGCGTCGATCGGTGGAAATCTGTTGCAGCGGGTGCGCTGTCCCTATTTCCGCATGCGCGACGTCGGCTGCAACAAGCGCCAGCCCGGATCTGGCTGTGCCGCCCAGGAAGGTCTCAACGCGGGACACGCCGTTCTGGGGACGAGCGAGCATTGCGCGGCCACGCACCCTTCGGACGTCGCCGTTGCCCTGATCGCAATGGATGCCACACTCCATGTCCAGGGTCCCTCCGGTCGCCGAAGCTTCCCTGTCGAAGAGCTCTTCCGGCTGCCGGGTAACACCCCCCACCTAGAACATACGCTGGCTCCTGGCGAGTTGATCGTGGAGGTTCGGGTGCCTTTAGGACCGCATGCACAACGCGCCCGCTACCTGAAGGTTCGTGACAGGGCCTCATACGAGTTTGCATTGGTCGCCGCAGCGACCGCCCTCCATGTCGAAGGCGGCATTGTTCGTGACGCACGTTTGGCCTGCGGAGGTGTGGGAACCCGACCTTGGCGGATGCGCGATGTGGAGAAGTTGCTCGTCGGCGAGCAGCCCTCTCGGGAGCTTTTTGAGAGGGCCGGCGAGGCAGCGACGGCTGGCGCAAAGGCGCTACATCACAACGGCTATAAGATTCCACTCCTGGCGCGGACCGTTACGCGGGCCCTTGAAATGGCGAATGAGGTGGCAGCATGAGCGCGCTGATTGGAAAGAGTGAGAAGCGGGTCGATGGCCGTGACAAGGTCACAGGACGCGCCCAGTACGCCGGCGATTTTCACTTGCCAGGTCAGTTGTATGGCGTGGTAGTGCCCTCAACGGTCGGTCTAGGCCGGATACAGAGTATCGACTCTGCCGCGGCTCAGTCCCTGCCTGGTGTGGTGGCGGTCATCAGCCACATGAATGCCCCGAAGTTGGCCTACAAGCCTCATAAGGCCTTCATCGACCCTGCGGTCGGCGAGCGCCTGCACGTGCTTCAGGATGCAGACGTCCGCTTCTACGGGCAACCCATCGCAGTGGTCGTCGCAGACTCTCTGGATAATGCCGAGCGAGCGGCGAACGCGTTGAACGTGCGTTACGAGCGGCGGCAACCCATTGTGGATCTACGTGATCCATCCCTCCCCAAGGTCGCGCCGACGGCAATGGGAGAGGAGGCCGCGAAACATCGAGGTGATATGGCAGCGGTCGTTCCCGACATCGTGACCGTCGAGGAAGACTACGACATCGCCCGCGAAAACCACACGCCGATTGAGCTGCACGCCACGCTGGCGGCATGGGAGGGCGATAAGCTCACCCTCTGGAGCAAGAGTCAGTTCGTGGTTAACGAACAGGCTGAGATTGCGGCGATTTTCGGGATAGAGCCTGCCAATGTGCAGGTCAACAGTCCTTTCATTGGCGGTGCGTTCGGTACAAGCCTGCGCACATGGCCACACGTCACCCTGGCGGCCCTGGCAGCCAAGGTGACGGGACGTCCGGTGAAAGTCACGCTCTCGCGCAAGCAAACCTTCTATACGACCGGACATCGTCCGCTAACGCTCCAACACGTACGGGTCAGTGCAACTCGCGACGGCCGACTCACACACCTCGAGCATCAGGGCGTGGGAGAGACCAGCCGCTATGAGCAGTTCGCCGAGGCGTTGGTGGGTGCCACCAATTACATGTACTCCTGCCCAAATCTCAAGGTCGACTACCGACTGCAGCCCTGCGATACGTCCACGCCGACCTACATGAGAGGCCCTGGAGAGGCCAGCGGGATCTTTGCGCTTGAAACGGCGCTTGACGAGCTTGCCTACAAACTCGATATGGATCCCGTCGAACTGAGGCGGAGAAACGAGCCCAAGATCGACGAAGGCAATGGGAAGCCGTTTTCCAGCCG belongs to Pseudoxanthomonas sp. F37 and includes:
- a CDS encoding acyltransferase family protein, whose amino-acid sequence is MEGGDRVHYLDNLRAVAMLAGVVFHAALAYSPVMRPIWPAADAGGSPIVDAAAWFMHLFRMPLFFVVAGFFAALLVARRGLGGLFRNRCARVLLPLLLFLPLVTASMYWLTRRAAATVLHPSPVLAWLRAHIDQHGTMPFAPGWAHLWFLFYLMLFTVLVWVASALELRRVGDRIAALPAVALPAVLPLSLVLPLAWAGTPWPAPDGLLPSLWALVFFGVYFALGYRMFQSTDLLDRLRPWSPWLLGGAVLAYATLFGSSGGFTATARPSLLRHALLEAYAGCWMTLWCLLAARRWLGGRSATMRWLADASYWVYLVHLPVLFAIQYRLLDVPLHWIAKFALATASTLAVSFASYQVLVRHTVLGRLLDGNVPGPGRLGRRTTPSPIAGSARGHDGD
- a CDS encoding alpha/beta fold hydrolase, which translates into the protein MKRWMRRLVRAGAACLALLCLALLAVYLVPVHPTVQPLRPRADTQYWRMPGGYRIAYTKLAPPAGAARTMPVVFLHGGPGGYVHSSVIEALRPLAEAGHAVYLYDQHGSGLSDRLVRPKDSGFNDQIGDLHDIIVHHLGASRVALIGHSHGARVAAYYAARHPDTVTHLVLSSPGNLEPAQYDEQGRSVPASRFPIPAAMDFRPPDAAQYRADTALSAMPPKVILAQAIAMALDVKTVSDAEADAALNTLAARFTRNMVCDPRKVQPEEGGAGLYVRTGANWFGNVADPRPDMRRFPGKVLVLQGQCDFVPYAEAYEYVDLFPDARYRFVAGAGHILWWERPTVYAQAIKAFITEGATDP
- a CDS encoding ferredoxin reductase family protein, with the translated sequence MRLGSRSLVIPVVLVSFALTAWAVPGSTWPTTGMLSLGSGVAAVSLMALAAVLGARWKVVESLFGGLDRVYETHKWLGVWALVFASIHLVFKAGAPGWETAAILPLPPPVTRLVRQLSFVSLMLIVLLALNRKIPYRSWRWWHKLSGPLFLIVIAHWASFKSPIVLASPAGAWLAVLSSLGVVGAAYKLLLYPLFSRHARYRLRSVSANGSAVHLQLVPEGRRIPFLPGQFAFVSFEQEGLREPHPFTIASAEDAEGGIAFMVRSLGDYTERLVRDARPGMVAQVYAPFGRFERRPSGRQEIWIAGGVGVTPFIAWLRDADATGLDGVTFFHFFTPGRELPEAVDLAAMARARGVELVDVATGPASMAFRRRFAQVVEQAGAAEVQISFCGPQGLLQQVRQLMRETGVAEDRLRHELFEFR
- a CDS encoding ABC-2 transporter permease, with protein sequence MNWLASDGAMVRKLILKDWQVYQKQLAGFLGGMLLALGLVGMGTPLLASAGALLLLVLLLVVGSYAIQSSVMAERKEQTQPFVMSLPVTPMDVFWGKLLANLTIFLVPFLLVCGGLLALVLGTPRADGTVPWLVVVGLFMLANFCVSLCVVIAVDSEGWNVFAMLALMTLIGPFLFWVSTMHGIREHLQGDAIIWSPQALALIGGELAVIVIAILAAGWVHARKRSFL
- a CDS encoding DNA-formamidopyrimidine glycosylase family protein produces the protein MPEGPSIVILKEAAAKFSGQTVREVAGNSRMDIARMVGRRVVSVRSWGKHFLLEFRGFSLRVHMLMFGSYCIDSRKQAPPRLALTFDNGSLVFYASSIRFIETPLDEVYDWRVDVMNPAWDPALARSKLKARPERLACDALLDQDVFAGVGNIIKNEVLFRIGVHPASQVGALPPRALTALIAQARAYSFDFLEWKRRYVLRKHWLIHTRRTCPTCNGTVVKEYLGTTQRRNFFCPRCQPLHTLGAG
- a CDS encoding ABC transporter ATP-binding protein yields the protein MSSALALKGVHKQYDGFALRDIQLELPAGQVMGLVGVNGAGKSTLLRLLMGLIRADGGEVEVLGQRLPQAQVAVKRDIGYASDDMRLYPGQTLRWHMDFIRGIYPGWDEAYAQDLLARFELRPQQKLGGFSHGQRVKALLLLVFARHPRLLLLDEPTTGLDPVARGEVLEALADVLRDERRSVLFSSHNTADIEQIADTITFIHDGGIVASRDKESFLDSWRRILCQGEWTEGLRHLPGMVSARNSAPLIELKTRAFDGATLPALQALGLAVQSVEPMPLEDIFVTTVRGGNNA
- a CDS encoding GntR family transcriptional regulator, translated to MPAELLLSPHSATPMYAQIVEQVVAKVMTGEWKAGDALPSIRELAGNSQVSVITVKRAYLELERAGVIVTRQGKGSFVADTLDATHALATEEFRLQLKGLLDAARKLALSPREILDRVEQALSDPPHTAQPPTVTPERKPK